The following proteins are co-located in the Apis mellifera strain DH4 linkage group LG11, Amel_HAv3.1, whole genome shotgun sequence genome:
- the LOC107965147 gene encoding uncharacterized protein LOC107965147, with translation MFWSETTDEEEEALLCSPALMARRASESWIVAPPVEAMPAAAVSLQRKKSLPDVAQPIQLTATAPLSREEVSVLSSMRREEIRRQIDESERLRANPLLYLVSPQVKDWFFRQQLVMLVLFINISLALMFFKLLT, from the exons ATGTTCTGGTCGGAGACCacggacgaggaggaggaggcgctGTTGTGCAGCCCGGCTCTCATGGCGAGGAGAGCCTCGGAGTCATGGATCGTCGCGCCTCCTGTGGAG GCGATGCCCGCGGCGGCAGTTTCCCTTCAACGAAAGAAATCACTGCCGGATGTGGCTCAACCTATACAGTTGACGGCCACGGCACCGCTATCCAGGGAGGAAGTCAGCGTCCTGAGCAGCATGAGGAGGGAGGAGATCCGCAGGCAGATCGACGAGAGCGAAAGACTCAGGGCCAATCCCCTGTTGTACTTGGTCAGTCCTCAAGTTAAA GACTGGTTCTTCCGGCAGCAGCTCGTGATGCTGGTGCTGTTCATCAACATATCCTTAGCCCTGATGTTCTTCAAACTGCTGACGTAG